Proteins encoded within one genomic window of Onychostoma macrolepis isolate SWU-2019 chromosome 11, ASM1243209v1, whole genome shotgun sequence:
- the LOC131549825 gene encoding uncharacterized protein LOC131549825 isoform X4, giving the protein MELIVFIAFPLLMEVQSHKSPPTVKVSPDVIRESSSVKISCETPEGPPVNQCYFYINREENNIKSNWKCELDLSGAEVLRWAAVKSPGLLNIYCYYTIQGIDKPSPHSPPATVTVQVSTSATTTEQTTTTAMKTSLPVMSTSETITYSTTDLDSKTNLSTSTTKEITISITNCTLPGNSRTSEHKTSTQKASQIDTSKMAITFTTASPRTAVSSVHTSMAHPDPHRDIWFIVLVSTAVAVILSGLTGLICLCRFASKKRRKQLIKTEVSSQGIGMSCSGSVAIYSLITSVPETSQPISGGLEHPESHQDSTADPTDIHSFIMSVNSIYQPSDALVNEQQKRGSPEENENVYYLYSTIPDKPVHSNAEDHVYSLLKMN; this is encoded by the exons ATGGAGTTGATCGTTTTCATTGCTTTTCCGCTCCTGATGGAGGTTCAGTCTCACA AGTCTCCTCCTACTGTAAAAGTATCTCCAGATGTCATAAGAGAGTCCAGCTcagtgaagatcagctgtgagaCACCAGAAGGTCCTCCAGTGAATCAGTGTTATTTCTACATAAACAGAGAAGAGAATAACATAAAATCCAACTGGAAATGTGAGCTGGATCTCTCTGGTGCTGAAGTGCTCAGATGGGCAGCTGTAAAATCACCTGGATTACTCAACATTTACTGTTACTACACAATACAGGGGATTGATAAACCATCGCCTCATTCTCCTCCTGCCACAGTGACGGTTCAAG TTTCAACATCAGCCACCACCACTGAACAAACTACTACAACAGCCATGAAAACCT CATTACCTgtaatgtccacttctgaaaccataACATACAGTACAACTG accTCGATTCCAAGACAAACCTGTCAACAAGTACGACAAAGGAAATCACGA TTTCCATTACAAACTGCACTTTGCCTGGTAACAGTAGAACATCAGAACATA AAACATCCACTCAAAAAGCTTCGCAAATAGACACAT CAAAAATGGCTATCACTTTCACAACAGCATCCCCCAGAACAG CTGTTTCTAGTGTTCACACGTCAATGGCTCATCCAGATCCACACAGAG ATATATGGTTTATAGTGCTGGTTTCCACTGCTGTTGCTGTAATTTTGTCTGGACTCACAGGACTCATCTGTCTGTGCCGGTTTGCAA gtaaaaaaagaagaaaaca ATTAATAAAAACGGAAGTGTCCAGTCAAGGAATTGGTATG AGTTGTTCTGGATCTGTAGCGATATATtctctgatcacttctgtaccAGAAACATCTCAGCCCATATCTGGAG GCCTTGAACACCCAGAGTCACATCAGGACAGCACAGCAGATCCCACAGACATTCACTCTTTCATTATGTCTGTAAATTCAATTTACCAGCCATCGG ATGCTTTGGTCAATGAACAAcagaaaagaggaagtccagAGGAAAATGAG AATGTTTATTACCTGTACTCCACGATCCCTGATAAACCAGTTCACTCAAATGCAGAAGATCACGTGTACAGTTTGTTGAAGATGAACTGA
- the LOC131549825 gene encoding uncharacterized protein LOC131549825 isoform X1 — protein MELIVFIAFPLLMEVQSHKSPPTVKVSPDVIRESSSVKISCETPEGPPVNQCYFYINREENNIKSNWKCELDLSGAEVLRWAAVKSPGLLNIYCYYTIQGIDKPSPHSPPATVTVQVSTSATTTEQTTTTAMKTSLPVMSTSETITYSTTDLDSKTNLSTSTTKEITISITNCTLPGNSRTSEHTETSTQKASQIDTFSISAKMAITFTTASPRTAVSSVHTSMAHPDPHRDIWFIVLVSTAVAVILSGLTGLICLCRFASKKRRKQLIKTEVSSQGIGMSCSGSVAIYSLITSVPETSQPISGGLEHPESHQDSTADPTDIHSFIMSVNSIYQPSDALVNEQQKRGSPEENENVYYLYSTIPDKPVHSNAEDHVYSLLKMN, from the exons ATGGAGTTGATCGTTTTCATTGCTTTTCCGCTCCTGATGGAGGTTCAGTCTCACA AGTCTCCTCCTACTGTAAAAGTATCTCCAGATGTCATAAGAGAGTCCAGCTcagtgaagatcagctgtgagaCACCAGAAGGTCCTCCAGTGAATCAGTGTTATTTCTACATAAACAGAGAAGAGAATAACATAAAATCCAACTGGAAATGTGAGCTGGATCTCTCTGGTGCTGAAGTGCTCAGATGGGCAGCTGTAAAATCACCTGGATTACTCAACATTTACTGTTACTACACAATACAGGGGATTGATAAACCATCGCCTCATTCTCCTCCTGCCACAGTGACGGTTCAAG TTTCAACATCAGCCACCACCACTGAACAAACTACTACAACAGCCATGAAAACCT CATTACCTgtaatgtccacttctgaaaccataACATACAGTACAACTG accTCGATTCCAAGACAAACCTGTCAACAAGTACGACAAAGGAAATCACGA TTTCCATTACAAACTGCACTTTGCCTGGTAACAGTAGAACATCAGAACATA CAGAAACATCCACTCAAAAAGCTTCGCAAATAGACACAT tttcaaTTTCAGCAAAAATGGCTATCACTTTCACAACAGCATCCCCCAGAACAG CTGTTTCTAGTGTTCACACGTCAATGGCTCATCCAGATCCACACAGAG ATATATGGTTTATAGTGCTGGTTTCCACTGCTGTTGCTGTAATTTTGTCTGGACTCACAGGACTCATCTGTCTGTGCCGGTTTGCAA gtaaaaaaagaagaaaaca ATTAATAAAAACGGAAGTGTCCAGTCAAGGAATTGGTATG AGTTGTTCTGGATCTGTAGCGATATATtctctgatcacttctgtaccAGAAACATCTCAGCCCATATCTGGAG GCCTTGAACACCCAGAGTCACATCAGGACAGCACAGCAGATCCCACAGACATTCACTCTTTCATTATGTCTGTAAATTCAATTTACCAGCCATCGG ATGCTTTGGTCAATGAACAAcagaaaagaggaagtccagAGGAAAATGAG AATGTTTATTACCTGTACTCCACGATCCCTGATAAACCAGTTCACTCAAATGCAGAAGATCACGTGTACAGTTTGTTGAAGATGAACTGA
- the LOC131549825 gene encoding uncharacterized protein LOC131549825 isoform X2, which yields MELIVFIAFPLLMEVQSHKSPPTVKVSPDVIRESSSVKISCETPEGPPVNQCYFYINREENNIKSNWKCELDLSGAEVLRWAAVKSPGLLNIYCYYTIQGIDKPSPHSPPATVTVQVSTSATTTEQTTTTAMKTSLPVMSTSETITYSTTDLDSKTNLSTSTTKEITISITNCTLPGNSRTSEHKTSTQKASQIDTFSISAKMAITFTTASPRTAVSSVHTSMAHPDPHRDIWFIVLVSTAVAVILSGLTGLICLCRFASKKRRKQLIKTEVSSQGIGMSCSGSVAIYSLITSVPETSQPISGGLEHPESHQDSTADPTDIHSFIMSVNSIYQPSDALVNEQQKRGSPEENENVYYLYSTIPDKPVHSNAEDHVYSLLKMN from the exons ATGGAGTTGATCGTTTTCATTGCTTTTCCGCTCCTGATGGAGGTTCAGTCTCACA AGTCTCCTCCTACTGTAAAAGTATCTCCAGATGTCATAAGAGAGTCCAGCTcagtgaagatcagctgtgagaCACCAGAAGGTCCTCCAGTGAATCAGTGTTATTTCTACATAAACAGAGAAGAGAATAACATAAAATCCAACTGGAAATGTGAGCTGGATCTCTCTGGTGCTGAAGTGCTCAGATGGGCAGCTGTAAAATCACCTGGATTACTCAACATTTACTGTTACTACACAATACAGGGGATTGATAAACCATCGCCTCATTCTCCTCCTGCCACAGTGACGGTTCAAG TTTCAACATCAGCCACCACCACTGAACAAACTACTACAACAGCCATGAAAACCT CATTACCTgtaatgtccacttctgaaaccataACATACAGTACAACTG accTCGATTCCAAGACAAACCTGTCAACAAGTACGACAAAGGAAATCACGA TTTCCATTACAAACTGCACTTTGCCTGGTAACAGTAGAACATCAGAACATA AAACATCCACTCAAAAAGCTTCGCAAATAGACACAT tttcaaTTTCAGCAAAAATGGCTATCACTTTCACAACAGCATCCCCCAGAACAG CTGTTTCTAGTGTTCACACGTCAATGGCTCATCCAGATCCACACAGAG ATATATGGTTTATAGTGCTGGTTTCCACTGCTGTTGCTGTAATTTTGTCTGGACTCACAGGACTCATCTGTCTGTGCCGGTTTGCAA gtaaaaaaagaagaaaaca ATTAATAAAAACGGAAGTGTCCAGTCAAGGAATTGGTATG AGTTGTTCTGGATCTGTAGCGATATATtctctgatcacttctgtaccAGAAACATCTCAGCCCATATCTGGAG GCCTTGAACACCCAGAGTCACATCAGGACAGCACAGCAGATCCCACAGACATTCACTCTTTCATTATGTCTGTAAATTCAATTTACCAGCCATCGG ATGCTTTGGTCAATGAACAAcagaaaagaggaagtccagAGGAAAATGAG AATGTTTATTACCTGTACTCCACGATCCCTGATAAACCAGTTCACTCAAATGCAGAAGATCACGTGTACAGTTTGTTGAAGATGAACTGA
- the LOC131549825 gene encoding uncharacterized protein LOC131549825 isoform X3 yields the protein MELIVFIAFPLLMEVQSHKSPPTVKVSPDVIRESSSVKISCETPEGPPVNQCYFYINREENNIKSNWKCELDLSGAEVLRWAAVKSPGLLNIYCYYTIQGIDKPSPHSPPATVTVQVSTSATTTEQTTTTAMKTSLPVMSTSETITYSTTDLDSKTNLSTSTTKEITISITNCTLPGNSRTSEHTETSTQKASQIDTSKMAITFTTASPRTAVSSVHTSMAHPDPHRDIWFIVLVSTAVAVILSGLTGLICLCRFASKKRRKQLIKTEVSSQGIGMSCSGSVAIYSLITSVPETSQPISGGLEHPESHQDSTADPTDIHSFIMSVNSIYQPSDALVNEQQKRGSPEENENVYYLYSTIPDKPVHSNAEDHVYSLLKMN from the exons ATGGAGTTGATCGTTTTCATTGCTTTTCCGCTCCTGATGGAGGTTCAGTCTCACA AGTCTCCTCCTACTGTAAAAGTATCTCCAGATGTCATAAGAGAGTCCAGCTcagtgaagatcagctgtgagaCACCAGAAGGTCCTCCAGTGAATCAGTGTTATTTCTACATAAACAGAGAAGAGAATAACATAAAATCCAACTGGAAATGTGAGCTGGATCTCTCTGGTGCTGAAGTGCTCAGATGGGCAGCTGTAAAATCACCTGGATTACTCAACATTTACTGTTACTACACAATACAGGGGATTGATAAACCATCGCCTCATTCTCCTCCTGCCACAGTGACGGTTCAAG TTTCAACATCAGCCACCACCACTGAACAAACTACTACAACAGCCATGAAAACCT CATTACCTgtaatgtccacttctgaaaccataACATACAGTACAACTG accTCGATTCCAAGACAAACCTGTCAACAAGTACGACAAAGGAAATCACGA TTTCCATTACAAACTGCACTTTGCCTGGTAACAGTAGAACATCAGAACATA CAGAAACATCCACTCAAAAAGCTTCGCAAATAGACACAT CAAAAATGGCTATCACTTTCACAACAGCATCCCCCAGAACAG CTGTTTCTAGTGTTCACACGTCAATGGCTCATCCAGATCCACACAGAG ATATATGGTTTATAGTGCTGGTTTCCACTGCTGTTGCTGTAATTTTGTCTGGACTCACAGGACTCATCTGTCTGTGCCGGTTTGCAA gtaaaaaaagaagaaaaca ATTAATAAAAACGGAAGTGTCCAGTCAAGGAATTGGTATG AGTTGTTCTGGATCTGTAGCGATATATtctctgatcacttctgtaccAGAAACATCTCAGCCCATATCTGGAG GCCTTGAACACCCAGAGTCACATCAGGACAGCACAGCAGATCCCACAGACATTCACTCTTTCATTATGTCTGTAAATTCAATTTACCAGCCATCGG ATGCTTTGGTCAATGAACAAcagaaaagaggaagtccagAGGAAAATGAG AATGTTTATTACCTGTACTCCACGATCCCTGATAAACCAGTTCACTCAAATGCAGAAGATCACGTGTACAGTTTGTTGAAGATGAACTGA